The DNA window TTTCCTTCTGATCATTTAATTAAAAGAAGTAAAAAATTTATAGAATTAATTAAATCTGTAGAATATTTAACCAGTGATTCGCTTATCACTTTTGGTATTAAATCCGCTGAACCAAATACCGGTCATGGATATATTGCACCTGGAGAGAGTAAGGGTAAATATGGCTATGTGGTAAAAGAGTTTAAGGAAAAACCAGATTATCAAAGGGCTGTAGAATATATTAAAAAAGGATATTTCTGGAATAGTGGGATTTTTATGTTTAATAGTGAACTATTTATAGAAGAAGCAGAAAAGTTTACTCCTGAAATTAAGAAGGCTTTTCAGGAGAGTAAAAATCTGGAGGAAGCTTTTAACAAGATCAAGGAAAAAATTTCTATTGATTATGCCATTATGGAAAAAAGCAAGAGAGTGGTAGTGATTCCGGCAGATATTGGCTGGAATGACCTGGGTAATTTTGATGCTTTCTATTATGTTTTTGACCGGGATGAGAAAGGAAATGTTGGTAGTGAGGAATATTTATTGCTGGATTCCAGAAACAATCTTATTCACTCCGAAGCTGGAAAGTTAGGGGTGATGGTTGGAGTTGATGATTTGATTATCATTGACGTGAAAGACGCTCTTCTAGTTTGTAAAAAAGGACAATCCCAGAGGGTAGAAGAAGTTATTAACCTGTTAAAGGGAAAGAAGGATATTCGCACTGAATATCATGTGCAGGATTTTCGTCCCTGGGGTAGTTATGAGGTGTTAACAGAAG is part of the Atribacterota bacterium genome and encodes:
- a CDS encoding mannose-1-phosphate guanylyltransferase/mannose-6-phosphate isomerase, whose translation is MKVIILVDGVGTNLWPLSRDRLPKQFIKFQGRKRSLFQETFLRSLLLASLDDIYVVTNKNYEFLIMGAVEELGYNYPEENILVEPEDKNALPAIYAGVDEILKREKSISETIVVFPSDHLIKRSKKFIELIKSVEYLTSDSLITFGIKSAEPNTGHGYIAPGESKGKYGYVVKEFKEKPDYQRAVEYIKKGYFWNSGIFMFNSELFIEEAEKFTPEIKKAFQESKNLEEAFNKIKEKISIDYAIMEKSKRVVVIPADIGWNDLGNFDAFYYVFDRDEKGNVGSEEYLLLDSRNNLIHSEAGKLGVMVGVDDLIIIDVKDALLVCKKGQSQRVEEVINLLKGKKDIRTEYHVQDFRPWGSYEVLTEELGAFKIKRIKVNPGKKLSYQLHHHRAEHWMVVKGIAKVTLDDKERIMNAGESVDIRVGQKHRLENAGESVLEIIEVQMGEYLEEDDIVRFDDEYGRK